From Ignavibacterium sp.:
CCTCAAATCAATCAGCAAAGATGTTGAAGGCAGAAATGAAATCGCTCAGGTTGGTGCTATCTCTGCTAACAATGACAAATCAATAGGTGATTTGATTGCCGATGCAATGGAAAAAGTTGGTAAAGATGGTGTTATCACTGTTGAAGAAGCAAAAGGTACTGAGACCTCATTAGAAGTTGTAGAAGGTATGCAATTCGATCGTGGATATCTCTCCCCATATTTTGTTACCGATCCTGAATCAATGGAAGCTATACTTGAAGATCCTTACATTTTAATCCACGACAAAAAAATCTCATCAATGAAAGACCTTTTACCTATTCTTGAAAAAGTTGCTCAACAAGGTCGTGCACTTCTTATAATTGCAGAGGAAGTTGAAGGTGAAGCATTAGCAACTTTGGTGGTAAACAAAATTCGTGGCACACTGAAAGTATGCGCAGTTAAAGCTCCTGGATTTGGTGACAGAAGAAAAGCTATGCTCGAAGATATTGCTGTTCTTACAAACGGAACAGTAATTTCCGAAGAAAGAGGATTCAAACTTGAAAATGCAACAATTTCATATCTTGGAACTGCAAAGAAAGTTGTAATTGATAAAGATAACACCACAATTGTTGAAGGTTCCGGAAAACCAGAAGAAATCAAAAAGAGAATAAATGAAATCAAAGCTCAGATTGAAAAAACAACATCTGACTATGACAAAGAAAAATTACAGGAAAGACTGGCAAAACTTTCAGGTGGAGTTGCTGTTCTGAAAATCGGTGCATCCACCGAAGTTGAAATGAAAGAGAAAAAAGCCAGAGTTGAAGATGCTTTACATGCTACCCGTGCTGCTGTTGAAGAAGGTATTGTTGCTGGTGGTGGTGTTGCATTAGTAAGAGCAATCCCTGTTCTTGAAAAACTCGAAGGACAGAATGAAGACCAGACTACAGGTATTCGAATAGTTCAGAAAGCTCTGGAAGAACCATTAAGACAAATCGTAAACAATGCTGGTCTCGAAGGTTCAGTTGTTCTTCAGAAAGTTAAAGAAGGTAAAGATGACTTTGGATTTAATGCTGCTACCGAACAATATGAAAATCTTATCAAAGCAGGTGTTATAGATCCTACAAAGGTAACCAGAACTGCTTTGGAAAACGCAGCATCAGTTTCTTCACTTCTCATTACAACAGAAGCTGTTGTTTACGAGAAGAAAGAGAAAGAGCCAGCTCCTGCTATGCCACACGGTGGTATGGGCGGAATGGACTATTAATAGCTCCTTTATTGTTGGTTGGTTGGACAAGGCGAGGATTAATTTTTCCTCGCCTTTTTTATTTTAATGTTCAGTCTGTGAATTTTCTTATATTCAACATAACTGATTTGGATTTTTTTAAATGAACAGTAATTATTCCGAACTAACTAAAGAAGTTATCGAACACCTTAAACTGAAACGATATAAACTTGCACTAATTACATCCAAAAAACTTGTTGATACTTTTCCTGAAAATCCTAAATCATACTCACTATATTCCGAAGCTCTACTTGAAAATTTGAATCCATTTCAAGCATTGGATATTATTAACTATGCAGTTGAGATTTCTTCTAATTCTCCGGAAATAAGATTGGATAGAGCTTACATTCTTTATCGATTGAGTATTTATGACGGAGCTCTTGTTGATAATGAATTTTATCTTTCAGATAATAAAAAAGATCTTAAAGCTTTATTATTAAAGGTCAAAATTTTTGCTGCAAATGAAAGATTTTTTGAAGCTCTTGAATTAATAGAAGAACTTAAAAATGAAACTCAGAATAATGAAGAGTTAGAATTTTTATTAAATCTGATAAAGACATCGCTTAATATAATCTCCGGCACTTTCCAAACTCTTCAGAATGAAAATGAGATACTCAAGCAATGTAAATCCGCAATTGAGTTCGGACATTTCTGGTTCGTTACAGTTGTGTACAAATATTTATTTGATAAATTTGCTAGTGAAAGATTCAAAGAAGAACTTAAACTTTTATACTTCATATCTCTCGTTTCACTGTTCCGGATTAAAGAAGCTGAAAATTATTCCAATGAATTAAAAAACACTTTTTATAGCAATTCAACATTCAATGAAACTCTATTAAAACTTCAAACGATTAACAAATATCGAACTACAGAAAGTCAACCTCTTAACATCAGAAAAGTTTTAGCTCAAACAGAGTTAAAAAAATCTCAGGAAAGCAAAGTCGAAATTTTATCAGCAAAATTTTTTGATTTAACCGAAAGTCTAACATCCGGAAAAAGAAAATATCTTTTACAGTTTGATGAGAACAATCTTACTTATCTGGCAGTTGAATTAATTTTTCGAAATCCATTTTTCAGGAAAGAGAATAAAATTATTAAAGGTACTGCAATCTGGTTTTTGAATGAAAATGAGGCCGGTAGAAACAATTTTGAAATTGAGCTTAATCCTGAATGGGAGAACATTGAATTTGTTCAGAGTTGGGGAACAGAATTACCCGGATTTTGGAAATCTGGCGAAGGGAAAGTGGAGATTTATTTTGATGAAGTGCTGCTTTGTTCAAGAAAATTTTTGATTGGCGAATCAGAAATCATGAATCTCGAAGCAAATGGTGAGAATGTACTCCCGGAAAAATTATTGAAATCAGAAACATCTCAGCCCCCTTCAGTTGATTTATATACTTATCACAAAGCAGATTCAATCTCGTTGGAAAATTTGCTGAACGAACTGTATGAATTCATTGGCCTCGATAATTTGAAGCAATCATTAGTAGATTTTCTAACCTACTTGAATTTTGTTAATGAACGAAGAAGAAAAGGAATTAAAACAGACGAAAGACTAGAACTTCACTGTTTGTTTCTCGGAAATCCGGGCACCGGAAAAACATCTGTTGCACGATTACTTGGGAAAATACTCAAGTCAATGGGTGTTCTTGAAAATGGTCATGTTATAGAAGTTGATCGATCAGGTTTGGTGGGACAATATATTGGTGAGACTGCAATCAAAACGGATAAAATTATTTCAGAAGCTTTGGGTGGAATTTTATTTATTGATGAAGCTTACTCATTAAAGAAATCAAATGTCTCATCAGACTTTGGACAGGAAGCCATTGATACCTTATTGAAAAGAATGGAAGATCACAAAGGGAAATTTATTGTAATTGCCGCTGGCTATCCATCTTTGATGAATGAGTTTATTGAATCCAATCCGGGACTTAGGTCAAGATTTACGCATACTTTCTCATTTGATGATTATACTCCTTCACAACTTGTACAGATATTTAAACTCTTCGCTTCTAAAGAAGAATACGAACTCGAAAGTGAGGCAGAAAAATTTTTGATAAAACAATTGGAAGATATTTATAAGCACAGGGATGAATCTTTTGGCAATGCAAGACTTATTAGAAAAATATTTTCCGAAAGTAAAATACAACTGAGTAAACGATATCAATCAGTTAATGAGGAAGAGAGACTCAGATTTTCACTAAATAAAATAAGTCTGGAAGATCTGAAAAATGCTTTTGAAAAAATTGGTGAAATCAATCCAGCAAATAATTCTGATATAAAATCAGTTGACAGAATATTAGAAAAAATAAATAATCTTATTGGGCTCGATAACTTCAAGCAAGAAACAAATGAGCTTGTAAAATTGGCAAAGTATTATTTAGAGGAAGGTGAGAATTTATCCGATAAAATCAATTTCCACTTCATCTTTGCAGGGAAAAATTTTGCAGGACAGAGTATAGCAGCAAAATATCTTAGTGAATTACTTTATTCATTAAAATTAATTCAGAAAAATGAACTTTATGAATTTGATATAAGGCAATTCATCGGAAATAATATTTATCAGACTGCTGAGACTACAAATAAAATCTTTGACAAGGCAAAAGGTGGGATTATACTTATCAAAGATTTTGATTTAATCTTTCTTGACAAACAATTAAACACATCTATCATTTCTGAATTTGTGAGGGTTTTGTTAAAAAGATTACAAACTGATGCTGGTAAGATATTCGTGATAGTCGAAACAGATAATGAATTCCCTGAAAATATTCCCATTGAATTTAACCCGATTAAAACTTTTTTCACAAAAGTAATTCACTTTGAAGATTACACACCCGATGAGATGCTGGATGTTTTTATTTCTATGATTGGTGAAAAAAAATTATTTCTTACTGAAGCAAGCAAAGAACTTTTACGTAAGTTTTTCTTTCATGTTTACCGAAATAAAGATAAGTATCCACCTAACACTTTATTACTAAAAAATATTTTGGACATAATTCAGAGAAAGCATTTATTAAGAATTGCTGATATACCTCGCAACAAAAGAACAGATGAAATTAATAGAAGCATTAGTCCTGATGATATAGAAGACATAATAAAACTGGAGAAGTCAAAAGAGTCCACTGCTTCAGGCGACTATAATTCATCTATCAGAAAACAACTTGATGAATTAGAAATGCTCGCAGGTTTGAATGATGTAAAGCATACTATATTCCGAATTATCAACAGTGAAAAAGTGGCTGCACTAAGAAAAGAAAGAGGTCTGGCAGTTCTCCCGAGAAATCTACACGGACTTTTCATCGGGACAGGTGGAACCGGGAAATCAACTATCGCAAGAATTTATGCAAAAATTTTATATGAGATGAATCTAATTAAATCCGATGAGCCGCTGGAGATTGAAAGACTAACAATTAAAAATTTTATCAGGAATGAAAACAATTTGACTATAGAAAATTTGCTTACACTTTTTGACGGAAAAGTTATTGTGCTGAATTATGCAGGACAATTTTTTTCAATTAAAGATTCATCGATTAACAATTTCTTTAATACCACTTTAAGTTTATTAAAACATTATAATGATAAATTTGTGTTAATTCTTTCTGATACAAAAACAGAAATTGAGAAAATTCTGAATACGTACCCTGAATTAAAAACATTTTTTACAAATACTTTTCAGTTTAATAATTATACTCCTCGTGAAATGCTTGAAATAGCTCTCAACCTCACACAACAATATGGTTACCAACTTGATGAAGGTGCATGGCAGTTGTTGCTGGATATCTTTAATGATCTTTATTCAAAAAATCCTGAAAATGGAAATTCCAAAACTGTTCTGGATTTAATATTTAAAGCGATTACTTTTCAGGAAGCAAGAATCGGGAGTAAAGAAAATCTTTCTGACGAAGATTTGGTAACAATTACTATTGATGATATTTCCAGGTTAGTTTAATAAAGATCTGCTGATTCTGTCTTAACGGAGACAAAATCTACTATATTATTTTTATCAATAATTCCGGCTGTCAGTTTATTGCCTGCAATTGCTGCTGTATCTATGTAAAGAGAATTATTTTCCTTAACATATCTTGGTTCGAACATTCTTGTATGACCGACAACCTGTAGTTTACCAATATTAAGCAAAGGTCCTCTGTACCAAAGAACTCCAATATCGGTTTCTAAATCTTCTTTAAGGATTTCCGCCAATTTGGAATCATCTTTTAACACATCTTCATTAATTAAATCTTTATAAAAGATGGATATGCCCGCGTGCGATATGAAACAATCTTCAAGATTGAAGAAAAGCGGAGCTTTAATAATTAATTCAATGTGTTCATGAATTCTTTCAAAACGATTTTCATAGGATTTCAAAGTAAATTCAGCACCGTTATTAAACCAGGCTTCAGCAAGTGTTGAATGAGGAAATCTGAAATGATGATAAAACATATAATCGTGATTACCTGCAGTGAATTTGATTTTCCTTTCAGCTACAAAATCCATTACTTCACAGCTATGCTTACCACGATCAACCAAATCGCCGACGAGATAAATTTCTGCCTGAGGATATTTTTTTTCTACTTCTTCAATAAGTTTAGTGAGAGTAAAAAAACAGCCGTGAACATCTCCGATTACTGCAACCATTCAGACTCAGATATGGAAAGTTTCTTTAGCATACTTTGTCAACTCGTCTCTGAAATTAGGATGAGCAATGTTTATTAACGCTTTAGCTCTTTCCTGAATTGACTTCCCAAACAACTCTGCAACTCCATACTCAGTTACAACATAATGCACATCGCCTCGAGAAGTTACAACACCGGCTCCGGGTTTTAATGTTGGAACAATTCTACTTATTGTTGCATTCTTTGTACTTGAGGGCAAAGCTATTATCGGTTTACCGCCTTCGGAACGAGCAGCACCGCGAATGAAATCTACTTGTCCACCTATTCCGCTATAAAATTTTGTCCCGATTGAATCTGAACAAACCTGTCCTGTAAGGTCAACTTCAATTGCGGAGTTGATTGCAACCATCTTGTTGTTTTTAGAAATTATGAACGGATCATTAACGTATTCCTG
This genomic window contains:
- the groL gene encoding chaperonin GroEL (60 kDa chaperone family; promotes refolding of misfolded polypeptides especially under stressful conditions; forms two stacked rings of heptamers to form a barrel-shaped 14mer; ends can be capped by GroES; misfolded proteins enter the barrel where they are refolded when GroES binds), with protein sequence MAKLIVYNTEARAGLKAGVDKLADAVKVTLGPKGRNVIIEKKFGAPTVTKDGVTVAKEIELEDPVENMGAQMVREVASKTSDVAGDGTTTATVLAQAIFREGLKNVTAGANPMDLKRGIDFAVTKVVEYLKSISKDVEGRNEIAQVGAISANNDKSIGDLIADAMEKVGKDGVITVEEAKGTETSLEVVEGMQFDRGYLSPYFVTDPESMEAILEDPYILIHDKKISSMKDLLPILEKVAQQGRALLIIAEEVEGEALATLVVNKIRGTLKVCAVKAPGFGDRRKAMLEDIAVLTNGTVISEERGFKLENATISYLGTAKKVVIDKDNTTIVEGSGKPEEIKKRINEIKAQIEKTTSDYDKEKLQERLAKLSGGVAVLKIGASTEVEMKEKKARVEDALHATRAAVEEGIVAGGGVALVRAIPVLEKLEGQNEDQTTGIRIVQKALEEPLRQIVNNAGLEGSVVLQKVKEGKDDFGFNAATEQYENLIKAGVIDPTKVTRTALENAASVSSLLITTEAVVYEKKEKEPAPAMPHGGMGGMDY
- a CDS encoding AAA family ATPase is translated as MNSNYSELTKEVIEHLKLKRYKLALITSKKLVDTFPENPKSYSLYSEALLENLNPFQALDIINYAVEISSNSPEIRLDRAYILYRLSIYDGALVDNEFYLSDNKKDLKALLLKVKIFAANERFFEALELIEELKNETQNNEELEFLLNLIKTSLNIISGTFQTLQNENEILKQCKSAIEFGHFWFVTVVYKYLFDKFASERFKEELKLLYFISLVSLFRIKEAENYSNELKNTFYSNSTFNETLLKLQTINKYRTTESQPLNIRKVLAQTELKKSQESKVEILSAKFFDLTESLTSGKRKYLLQFDENNLTYLAVELIFRNPFFRKENKIIKGTAIWFLNENEAGRNNFEIELNPEWENIEFVQSWGTELPGFWKSGEGKVEIYFDEVLLCSRKFLIGESEIMNLEANGENVLPEKLLKSETSQPPSVDLYTYHKADSISLENLLNELYEFIGLDNLKQSLVDFLTYLNFVNERRRKGIKTDERLELHCLFLGNPGTGKTSVARLLGKILKSMGVLENGHVIEVDRSGLVGQYIGETAIKTDKIISEALGGILFIDEAYSLKKSNVSSDFGQEAIDTLLKRMEDHKGKFIVIAAGYPSLMNEFIESNPGLRSRFTHTFSFDDYTPSQLVQIFKLFASKEEYELESEAEKFLIKQLEDIYKHRDESFGNARLIRKIFSESKIQLSKRYQSVNEEERLRFSLNKISLEDLKNAFEKIGEINPANNSDIKSVDRILEKINNLIGLDNFKQETNELVKLAKYYLEEGENLSDKINFHFIFAGKNFAGQSIAAKYLSELLYSLKLIQKNELYEFDIRQFIGNNIYQTAETTNKIFDKAKGGIILIKDFDLIFLDKQLNTSIISEFVRVLLKRLQTDAGKIFVIVETDNEFPENIPIEFNPIKTFFTKVIHFEDYTPDEMLDVFISMIGEKKLFLTEASKELLRKFFFHVYRNKDKYPPNTLLLKNILDIIQRKHLLRIADIPRNKRTDEINRSISPDDIEDIIKLEKSKESTASGDYNSSIRKQLDELEMLAGLNDVKHTIFRIINSEKVAALRKERGLAVLPRNLHGLFIGTGGTGKSTIARIYAKILYEMNLIKSDEPLEIERLTIKNFIRNENNLTIENLLTLFDGKVIVLNYAGQFFSIKDSSINNFFNTTLSLLKHYNDKFVLILSDTKTEIEKILNTYPELKTFFTNTFQFNNYTPREMLEIALNLTQQYGYQLDEGAWQLLLDIFNDLYSKNPENGNSKTVLDLIFKAITFQEARIGSKENLSDEDLVTITIDDISRLV
- a CDS encoding metallophosphoesterase is translated as MVAVIGDVHGCFFTLTKLIEEVEKKYPQAEIYLVGDLVDRGKHSCEVMDFVAERKIKFTAGNHDYMFYHHFRFPHSTLAEAWFNNGAEFTLKSYENRFERIHEHIELIIKAPLFFNLEDCFISHAGISIFYKDLINEDVLKDDSKLAEILKEDLETDIGVLWYRGPLLNIGKLQVVGHTRMFEPRYVKENNSLYIDTAAIAGNKLTAGIIDKNNIVDFVSVKTESADLY